A stretch of Patagioenas fasciata isolate bPatFas1 chromosome 4, bPatFas1.hap1, whole genome shotgun sequence DNA encodes these proteins:
- the LOC136101512 gene encoding uncharacterized protein isoform X2: protein MLGGGQTPTARGSALGTRTTGHRQVPGVTEVPGLACKAKPSRPMMLQARTCPAAVLRSQLRHRSETQRVSTLSLLGELARSDTPVARQKLTQGVLAMQLVCTDPSVQVRRAVLEFIRELLSSGSQSCWPWDVVGHIFSEYSRSSGRLAAGGLFAWEPQEDRALRAPHVDILGSLDVSRRGMSQLLWPRLLQYVVPAQCSGVLIPLSRCLRALLERRERAGCEEEEEPDAVDSQEQGRAESSLDSAEWEQHVLKLFLYEALGTALAGGRDLSHVQGQVLMFLQDTDSVELSETQGMISVVSHAAETHFNLVLDTVTALTRDRFYETSMGWKVKDPGFRSLTFLFLTLFSLLHLL, encoded by the exons ATGCTGGGGGGAGGTCAGACCCCAACCGCACGGGGCTCAGCTCTCGGCACCCGCACCACTGGGCACCGCCAG GTCCCTGGTGTGACTGAGGTGCCTGGCCTGGCCTGTAAGGCAAAGCCATCCcgccccatgatgctgcagg CCCGAACCTGCCCCGCAGCTGTTCTGCGGTCCCAGCTGAGGCACAGGAGCGAGACCCAGCGTGTGTCAACCCTGAGCCTGCTGGGAGAGCTGGCCCGCTCTGACA CTCCTGTAGCAAGGCAGAAGCTGACCCAGGGGGTGTTGGCCATGCAGCTGGTGTGCACCGACCCCAGCGTCCAG GTGCGGAGGGCAGTTCTGGAGTTCATCCGGGAACTGCTCAGCTCCGGCTCCCAGAGCTGCTGGCCATGGGATGTGGTGGGGCACATCTTCAGCGAGTACAGCCGGAGCTCGGGCAGACTg GCGGCAGGAGGCCTTTTTGCCTGGGAGCCCCAGGAGGACAGAGCTCTTCGAGCCCCGCACGTGGACATCCTGGGCTCGCTGGATGTCTCTCGGAGAGGAATGTCTCAA ctcctgtggCCCAGGCTGCTGCAGTACGTGGTGCCAGCCCAGTGCAGCGGCGTGCTGATCCCGCTGTCCCGCTGCCTGCGAGCCCTGCTGGAGAGACGGGAGAGAGCGGgatgtgaggaagaggaggaacccGATGCTGTGGACTCGCAGGAGCAGG GAAGAGCTGAGAGCTCCCTGGACTCTGCAGAGTGGGAGCAACATGTGCTTAAG CTTTTCCTGTACGAGGCTCTCGGGACAGCGCTGGCAGGTGGTCGGGACCTCAGCCATGTCCAAGGGCAGGTGCTGATGTTCCTCCAGGACACAGACTCTGTGGAGCTCTCTGAGACCCAG GGGATGATTTCTGTGGTGTCCCATGCTGCTGAGACCCACTTCAACCTGGTCTTGGACACAGTGACTGCTTTAACCAGAGACAGGTTTTATGAGACTTCCATGGGCTGGAAGGTAAAGGATCCAGGGTTTCGCTCTTTGACTTTCCTTTTTTTGACCTTATTTTCACTTCTACACCTTCTGTAG
- the LOC136101512 gene encoding maestro heat-like repeat-containing protein family member 2B isoform X1, with protein sequence MLGGGQTPTARGSALGTRTTGHRQVPGVTEVPGLACKAKPSRPMMLQARTCPAAVLRSQLRHRSETQRVSTLSLLGELARSDTPVARQKLTQGVLAMQLVCTDPSVQVRRAVLEFIRELLSSGSQSCWPWDVVGHIFSEYSRSSGRLAAGGLFAWEPQEDRALRAPHVDILGSLDVSRRGMSQLLWPRLLQYVVPAQCSGVLIPLSRCLRALLERRERAGCEEEEEPDAVDSQEQARLPAPQALLAGPLVLAAAPHTSSGRAVAALQLLQALQGWIRGALGTAWATEIPLLLQHLPGRAESSLDSAEWEQHVLKLFLYEALGTALAGGRDLSHVQGQVLMFLQDTDSVELSETQGMISVVSHAAETHFNLVLDTVTALTRDRFYETSMGWKNSV encoded by the exons ATGCTGGGGGGAGGTCAGACCCCAACCGCACGGGGCTCAGCTCTCGGCACCCGCACCACTGGGCACCGCCAG GTCCCTGGTGTGACTGAGGTGCCTGGCCTGGCCTGTAAGGCAAAGCCATCCcgccccatgatgctgcagg CCCGAACCTGCCCCGCAGCTGTTCTGCGGTCCCAGCTGAGGCACAGGAGCGAGACCCAGCGTGTGTCAACCCTGAGCCTGCTGGGAGAGCTGGCCCGCTCTGACA CTCCTGTAGCAAGGCAGAAGCTGACCCAGGGGGTGTTGGCCATGCAGCTGGTGTGCACCGACCCCAGCGTCCAG GTGCGGAGGGCAGTTCTGGAGTTCATCCGGGAACTGCTCAGCTCCGGCTCCCAGAGCTGCTGGCCATGGGATGTGGTGGGGCACATCTTCAGCGAGTACAGCCGGAGCTCGGGCAGACTg GCGGCAGGAGGCCTTTTTGCCTGGGAGCCCCAGGAGGACAGAGCTCTTCGAGCCCCGCACGTGGACATCCTGGGCTCGCTGGATGTCTCTCGGAGAGGAATGTCTCAA ctcctgtggCCCAGGCTGCTGCAGTACGTGGTGCCAGCCCAGTGCAGCGGCGTGCTGATCCCGCTGTCCCGCTGCCTGCGAGCCCTGCTGGAGAGACGGGAGAGAGCGGgatgtgaggaagaggaggaacccGATGCTGTGGACTCGCAGGAGCAGG CCCGGCTGCCGGCTCCCCAGGCGCTGCTGGCTGGACCGCTG GTGCTGGCGGCAGCTCCTCACACCAGCAGCGGCCGCGCAGTCGCCGCCTTGCAGCTGCTGCAGGCCCTGCAGGGCTGGATCCGCGGGgccttggggacagcgtgggCCACCGAGATCcccctcctgctgcagcacctgccAG GAAGAGCTGAGAGCTCCCTGGACTCTGCAGAGTGGGAGCAACATGTGCTTAAG CTTTTCCTGTACGAGGCTCTCGGGACAGCGCTGGCAGGTGGTCGGGACCTCAGCCATGTCCAAGGGCAGGTGCTGATGTTCCTCCAGGACACAGACTCTGTGGAGCTCTCTGAGACCCAG GGGATGATTTCTGTGGTGTCCCATGCTGCTGAGACCCACTTCAACCTGGTCTTGGACACAGTGACTGCTTTAACCAGAGACAGGTTTTATGAGACTTCCATGGGCTGGAAG